From Candidatus Omnitrophota bacterium:
AAGGTAAGACAGCCGAATTTGTTCGATAGCGCCATCAACATATTACCCCTGATGCGCGCCTGCAAATTTTCCTCGGTAATGTCCCTTGCCATGCCGGAAAATTGCGGCTCGAGCGCCATTAAATAGAGCTTAAATATCTGCTCTATCGAGATTACTTTGAATTCTATACCAAGTTTTTTGGCCAGATCCCTGGCATCGGCCTCTGACTGGGCGGAAGAGTAATGCGTAGGCATATATACGCCTATACAATTATCCCTGCCTAGCGCATCGGCTGCCAGCACTGCCACGAGAGATGAATCTATCCCGCCGGACAGTCCAACCGCCACTTTCTTGAAACCGTTCTTTTGAACATAATCTTTGAGGCCTAATACGAGGGCCTGATATATTTCAGCAGTCGGGTCGAACGGACGGGAATCTGCTTTTTGCAAGCCGGGCCTTGGCTTTTCTGTGATATTACCATCTAATAGGATAGCCCACTTGTCCGCCGTCTTCTTACCTGTAGGGATGTCGATATCTAGCGCCAGTAGTTCTTCCTTGAAAGCGGCCGCTCTTCCCGTGATCTTACCGGCGCTATCGACGATCATGCTCTGCCCGTCGAATACCAGCTCATCCTGGCCTCCGACGAGATTTGTATAAGATATCGATACATTATTTGCCTTGGCCTGGGAACGAACCAGTTCTTCCCTTTCCCTGATCCTACCCGCATGATATGGCGAAGAATTTATATTGATTATTAAACCGGCCCCGAGAGACGCCTGGGTTTTTACAGGCCCTTCCTTATGCCAGATATCTTCGCATATGTTTACGCCGAACAATAATCCGCCCAGGCTGAAAATAACCGCATCGGATCCGGGTTTGAAATAGCGTTTTTCGTCGAATACACCGTAATTCGGAAGGAACATCTTATGGTATATGCCCCTGACCGCTCCTTTATATATTACAGCGGCTGCGTTATATATGTCGTGCCCTGCCTTGTCTACAAACCCGATGATCGCAACCGTCTCACCCACCATTTTTGCCAGGTCCCGCAGACTTTCCAGATTATCGTCGACAAATCCTGTCTTCAGCAAAAGGTCTTCCGGAGGATAGCCGGTTATTGCAAGCTCCGGGAACGATATTATATCCACCCCCAGGCCTTTTGATTCTTTCAGGCGATCAGCTATCTTGCGGCAATTACCTTCCAGGTCGCCGACAGTGCAATTTATCTGCGCAATACCAAGACGAATCTTCCCCATAGACTATTTCCTCTTCATCTTCTCGATGAGTATGATGGCTTCGGCTATCTCGCGCATCGATTTTCTCGAATCCATGCTCTGTTTCTGTATCTTCCTGAACGACTCTTCTTCAGACATGCCCTGCTCCCGCATTAATATCCCCTTGGCGCGCTCTATCATCTTGCGGGTCTCAAGCTCTTCCTGGATAACCTTAGTCTTGACCATGAGTTCGGCGTTTTCTATTACTATAGCCGCCTGATTGGCGACTGTAGTGAGTATGTTTATCTCATCTTTCGTAAATTTATGCGGATACGATGTGTAATTATTGAGCACTCCTATTACCTCGCCTTTTACAGCAAGCGGTACTGAGAGGAGCGATTTCAGGCTCTCCTTAGCCGCTATGTCCTTATATTTATACTCCGGCTCCTTCGATAGTTCATATACCGCTATAGCTCTGCTCTCACGGGCGACTTTTCCCGCAATTCCTTCTCCAAGCCTAAGATTAGGTTTTTTATTGTAAACCTCGCTCATTGACTGCGTGGCTTTTAATACCAGTTCGCCCGTCTTGTCGTCGAGCAGCATAAGAGAACATATCTTAGAGTCCATAATCTCTGCGGTCACAGTGACTATCAGCTTAAGTATATCCTCCAGGTAGAGATTGGACGTTATGGTCTTGCTGACTCTCGAGATGGCCTCAAGCTGTCTTGCCGCAGATACCGATTTTTTATGCTTGGCTGCCATTGCTTTACCTTGGTTGTATGTTGGTCCCCAAAAAACGGCCGTTCTGGTCGTCCGGCATTTCCTGTATCCAGCCATTATTTAATCCCAAAACGGCTGCCTCGTCAACTACATTCTTATATTCGGCATTAGTTACGCCTCGGGATATTCCCTTAAAGTTATAAGCCTTGTAGGTCGGATAGTACTGGCTCATTATGCTCAGATAAGCGTTTTTCGATACGGAATCCTTGATAAACCGAAGGCTTTCGATAGTTCCGGATATATTTTCCGGCAATACCAGAAGCCTTATTATCAACCCTCTCTTTGCTAACCCGTTGTCGTCAAGTATCAGGTCGCCGACCTGCGCTTGCATCTCTTTTAAGGCGCTCCTGTTGAATTCCCGATAACCCGGCGCGTCAGAATGCAGCTTAGCCATCGAATTATCCGAATACCGCATGTCAGGCATATAGATATCGATTACGCCGTCCAGGATCTGTACTGTTTCAGGCAGGTCATAACCGCTCGTATTATAGACTATCGGTATGGAAAGCCCTTTTTCAACGGCGATCTCAAGCGCGTCTACAATTTGAGGCACAAAATGGGTCGGACTGACGAGATTAATATTGT
This genomic window contains:
- a CDS encoding GAF and ANTAR domain-containing protein, whose translation is MAAKHKKSVSAARQLEAISRVSKTITSNLYLEDILKLIVTVTAEIMDSKICSLMLLDDKTGELVLKATQSMSEVYNKKPNLRLGEGIAGKVARESRAIAVYELSKEPEYKYKDIAAKESLKSLLSVPLAVKGEVIGVLNNYTSYPHKFTKDEINILTTVANQAAIVIENAELMVKTKVIQEELETRKMIERAKGILMREQGMSEEESFRKIQKQSMDSRKSMREIAEAIILIEKMKRK
- a CDS encoding NAD+ synthase; protein product: MGKIRLGIAQINCTVGDLEGNCRKIADRLKESKGLGVDIISFPELAITGYPPEDLLLKTGFVDDNLESLRDLAKMVGETVAIIGFVDKAGHDIYNAAAVIYKGAVRGIYHKMFLPNYGVFDEKRYFKPGSDAVIFSLGGLLFGVNICEDIWHKEGPVKTQASLGAGLIININSSPYHAGRIREREELVRSQAKANNVSISYTNLVGGQDELVFDGQSMIVDSAGKITGRAAAFKEELLALDIDIPTGKKTADKWAILLDGNITEKPRPGLQKADSRPFDPTAEIYQALVLGLKDYVQKNGFKKVAVGLSGGIDSSLVAVLAADALGRDNCIGVYMPTHYSSAQSEADARDLAKKLGIEFKVISIEQIFKLYLMALEPQFSGMARDITEENLQARIRGNMLMALSNKFGCLTLTTGNKSEMSTGYATLYGDMAGGFAVIKDVPKTLVYKLAKYRNSINAVIPNEVFTKEPTAELRHNQKDRDTLPPYDILDQVLKAYVEEDKGSDEIVSMGFEKGLVNKVLSMVDKSEYKRRQSPPGIKIT
- a CDS encoding radical SAM protein, with protein sequence MKNAHARLNSIRHAKKLLNGSLEKCRICPRKCGVDRTNGILGFCRAGLNPAVYSYSAHYGEEPPLSGTKGSGTIFFTHCNMKCAYCQNYYFSQLDKGKEISASGLAESMLYLQKKLCHNINLVSPTHFVPQIVDALEIAVEKGLSIPIVYNTSGYDLPETVQILDGVIDIYMPDMRYSDNSMAKLHSDAPGYREFNRSALKEMQAQVGDLILDDNGLAKRGLIIRLLVLPENISGTIESLRFIKDSVSKNAYLSIMSQYYPTYKAYNFKGISRGVTNAEYKNVVDEAAVLGLNNGWIQEMPDDQNGRFLGTNIQPR